In Deltaproteobacteria bacterium, the following are encoded in one genomic region:
- a CDS encoding extracellular solute-binding protein, which translates to MMKLMIAMLLLLAQTILPVSSQGQITPQLIEAAKKDGEVVFYGAMTVSISKRIGDLFEKKYGIPVRHWRGDATEIVNRVITEARAGKPLFDVNLGNEAVMQALDEKSILGVFDPPAAKNYPKQFRDPDIRMTAWRVLPFGINYNYQMLKADETPKSYDELLQPKWKGKFGLANPGIHVTTLQFVLSLDKFYGPNWLKLVEGWAKQEPRIGRSVADLIQPMTSGEIPLFIGYIKDKFQYPGPIEYVRMNKYLASVGFIAINKQSRHPSAAKLFTDFFLGAEVQRMVGETGEYVFHPEVDHKFKKEVKDEQIVTMKLPTNDDMESWGKKFREMFR; encoded by the coding sequence ATGATGAAGCTGATGATTGCGATGTTGTTGTTACTGGCGCAGACGATCTTGCCAGTTTCCAGCCAAGGCCAGATCACGCCGCAATTGATTGAAGCGGCGAAAAAGGACGGCGAAGTGGTCTTCTACGGTGCGATGACGGTCAGCATCTCCAAGCGCATCGGCGATCTGTTCGAAAAGAAATACGGCATTCCGGTCAGGCACTGGCGCGGCGACGCCACCGAGATCGTCAACCGCGTGATCACCGAGGCGCGCGCCGGCAAGCCGCTCTTCGATGTCAATCTTGGCAACGAAGCGGTGATGCAGGCGCTCGACGAAAAAAGCATTCTCGGCGTCTTCGACCCACCGGCGGCGAAAAATTATCCCAAACAGTTTCGCGATCCCGACATCCGCATGACCGCGTGGCGCGTGCTGCCCTTCGGCATCAATTACAACTATCAGATGTTGAAAGCGGATGAGACGCCGAAATCCTATGACGAACTGTTACAACCGAAGTGGAAGGGCAAGTTCGGCCTCGCCAATCCCGGTATTCACGTCACTACGCTGCAATTCGTCTTGAGCCTCGACAAGTTTTACGGCCCCAACTGGCTCAAGCTCGTCGAAGGTTGGGCGAAGCAGGAGCCGCGCATCGGCCGCAGCGTGGCGGATCTGATTCAACCGATGACCAGCGGCGAGATCCCACTGTTCATCGGCTACATCAAAGACAAGTTTCAATATCCCGGCCCCATCGAGTATGTGCGCATGAACAAGTATCTCGCGTCGGTGGGATTCATCGCCATCAACAAGCAATCGCGCCATCCGAGTGCTGCCAAGTTGTTCACCGATTTCTTTCTCGGCGCTGAGGTGCAGCGCATGGTCGGCGAGACCGGCGAATATGTTTTTCACCCCGAGGTCGATCACAAATTCAAAAAAGAGGTGAAGGACGAGCAGATCGTCACCATGAAGCTGCCGACCAACGATGATATGGAGAGTTGGGGTAAGAAGTTTCGCGAGATGTTTCGCTAG
- a CDS encoding MFS transporter has product MREVIFLAKPYSPNIVNPPQATTDHSKRNLAAFGVMLVIFLFAIDATIVSTSMPTIVARLGGLELYGWVFSIYMLTSALTTPIFGKLADLFSKRRLMLIGIAIFLIGSTLCGAAQSMEAMIVFRAIQGLGGGAIYALSFIVVGVIFPADQRAKMQGIISGIWGVAAILGPLAGGVIVEHWSWRWIFFVNLPLVAVATAFILIGLKEERAEKRQPKLDIAGALTLLLGLLLIFYALAQSGHGQRALSTEIISLIGAGMIVLIIFYFVERRAAEPLIPLDLFAIRLYQASTAVAMLSAMGVFGAISYLPLYLQGVLGFAASRAGLVVLVLSSFWTVGSLIAGRCTNNLGYRAVAAMGMALLSFGYLLFVVPLFGSGVITAIVSAAAIGAGMGMANLTTLVAAQSAVEPRRIGVATSTIMLFRTFGAAFVVSVMGTVMLGHMQQALMRLRAANLEVAPALWDKLANPQNLLEPTTRGQIPAELLPSLIASLDDALRYAFLIGALLMLLGIVASFFMANHKPARSSAQKQ; this is encoded by the coding sequence ATGAGAGAAGTAATTTTTCTCGCCAAGCCATATTCGCCCAACATCGTGAACCCACCGCAAGCAACGACAGATCATTCCAAGCGCAATCTCGCCGCCTTCGGCGTTATGCTGGTGATTTTCCTATTCGCCATCGACGCCACCATCGTCAGCACGTCCATGCCGACCATCGTCGCCCGCCTCGGCGGCTTGGAACTCTACGGCTGGGTGTTTTCGATCTACATGCTGACTTCGGCGCTCACCACGCCGATCTTCGGCAAGCTCGCCGATCTGTTTAGCAAGCGCCGCCTTATGCTCATCGGCATCGCTATCTTTCTCATCGGCTCGACCTTGTGCGGCGCGGCCCAGAGCATGGAAGCAATGATCGTCTTTCGCGCCATCCAAGGACTCGGCGGCGGCGCGATCTACGCGCTCTCGTTCATCGTCGTCGGCGTAATATTTCCCGCCGACCAGCGGGCGAAAATGCAGGGCATCATCAGCGGCATCTGGGGCGTGGCAGCGATCCTCGGCCCGCTCGCCGGCGGCGTCATCGTCGAGCACTGGAGCTGGCGCTGGATTTTTTTCGTCAACCTGCCTCTGGTCGCCGTCGCCACGGCGTTTATCCTCATCGGCCTCAAAGAAGAGCGCGCCGAGAAACGCCAACCCAAGCTCGACATCGCCGGTGCCCTCACTTTGCTGCTTGGCCTGCTGTTGATATTTTATGCGCTCGCGCAAAGCGGCCACGGCCAGCGCGCCCTCAGCACCGAAATAATAAGTTTGATCGGCGCCGGCATGATCGTCTTGATCATTTTTTATTTCGTTGAACGGCGCGCCGCCGAACCGCTCATCCCCCTCGATCTTTTCGCCATTCGGCTCTACCAAGCGTCCACCGCCGTGGCGATGCTCAGCGCCATGGGTGTGTTCGGCGCGATCAGCTATTTACCGCTCTACCTGCAAGGCGTGCTCGGCTTCGCCGCCTCCCGCGCCGGCCTGGTGGTGCTGGTGCTCAGCAGCTTTTGGACCGTCGGTAGTCTCATCGCCGGCCGCTGCACTAACAATCTCGGTTATCGCGCGGTCGCGGCCATGGGCATGGCGCTACTCAGCTTCGGCTATCTGCTCTTCGTCGTGCCGCTGTTCGGCAGCGGGGTGATCACGGCAATAGTGAGCGCCGCCGCCATCGGCGCCGGCATGGGCATGGCCAATCTCACGACCTTGGTGGCGGCGCAAAGCGCGGTGGAACCAAGGCGCATCGGTGTCGCCACTTCGACGATCATGTTGTTTCGCACCTTCGGCGCCGCTTTCGTGGTCAGCGTCATGGGCACGGTGATGCTCGGCCACATGCAACAAGCGCTCATGCGATTGCGCGCGGCGAATTTAGAAGTCGCTCCAGCACTGTGGGACAAACTCGCCAATCCGCAAAATCTTCTCGAACCAACCACCCGCGGCCAAATTCCCGCCGAGCTGCTGCCGAGCTTGATCGCCAGCCTCGACGACGCCTTACGGTACGCCTTCCTCATCGGCGCGCTGCTCATGCTGCTCGGCATCGTCGCGAGTTTTTTCATGGCGAACCACAAACCGGCACGATCGTCCGCGCAGAAACAATGA